A genomic segment from Bombus huntii isolate Logan2020A chromosome 13, iyBomHunt1.1, whole genome shotgun sequence encodes:
- the LOC126872557 gene encoding cysteine desulfurase, mitochondrial isoform X1: protein MFRPARSLLRSLNRIKECRTVHVNSQNLSEITEYESVISDEYKRGPSEGRALYLDAQATTPLDPRVLDKMMPFLTAYYGNPHSRTHMYGWETEAAVELARKQIANLINADSKEIIFTSGATECNNIAVKGVARFYKERKNHIVTTQIEHKCVLDSCRALQAEGFEVTYIPVNANGLIDLNQLEDAIRPTTSLVSIMMVNNEIGVRQPIEEIGAICRKKKVFFHTDAAQAIGKIPIDVNAMNIDLMSISGHKIYGPKGVGALYVRRRPRVRVEAIQSGGGQERGMRSGTVPAPLAVGLGAACDLAQTEMEYDHKYITILSNRLIDKIMSNLPHVIHNGDPVAWYPGCVNLSFAYVEGESLLMALKNVALSSGSACTSASLEPSYVLRAIGTSEDLAHSSIRFGIGRFTTIEEIDFTAENTIRHVRRLREMSPLWEMVEEGIDLKTIKWTQH, encoded by the exons ATGTTCCGGCCGGCAAGGAGCTTGTTACGCTCTTTAAATCGTATCAAAGAATGCCGTACAGTGCATGTTAATAGTCAAAATTTATCAGAAATTACAGAATATGAAT CTGTTATCTCAGATGAGTACAAAAGAGGACCTTCAGAAGGCAGGGCACTTTATCTAGATGCTCAAGCAACTACACCACTG GATCCACGAGTATTGGATAAGATGATGCCTTTTCTTACGGCATATTATGGAAATCCACATTCCAGAACTCACATGTATGGATGGGAAACAGAAGCTGCTGTTGAACTTGCTCGTAAA CAAATAGCAAACTTAATAAATGCAGATAgcaaagaaattatatttacatctggagccacagaatgtaataatatagcTGTTAAAGGCGTTGCAAGGTTctacaaagaaagaaagaatcaTATTGTGACAACTCAGATA GAACACAAATGTGTATTAGATTCTTGTAGAGCTTTGCAAGCAGAGGGATTTGAAGTAACTTATATTCCAGTAAATGCAAATGGTCTTATTGATCTTAATCAATTAGAAGATGCAATAAGGCCAACTACTTCTTTAGTTTCTATTATGATGGTGAATAATGAGATTGGTGTGCGACAACCAATCGAAGAAATTGGTGCTATTTGTAG aaaaaagaaagtgTTCTTTCACACAGATGCAGCCCAAGCAATTGGCAAAATCCCAATTGATGTTAATGCTATGAATATTGATTTAATGTCTATTAGTGGTCACAAAATATATGGTCCAAAAG gAGTTGGAGCATTATATGTGAGGAGGAGACCAAGGGTACGTGTAGAAGCAATCCAAAGTGGTGGTGGACAAGAAAGAGGTATGAGAAGTGGTACTGTTCCAGCACCTTTAGCAGTAGGCCTAGGGGCAGCTTGTGATTTGGCACAAACAGAAATGGag TATGATCACAAATATATCACAATACTTTCAAACCGgttgattgataaaataatgTCAAATTTACCACATGTTATACATAATGGAGATCCAGTAGCTTGGTATCCTGGATGTGTAAATTTGTCTTTTGCATATGTAGAAGGAGAATCTCTATTAATGGCTCTAAAAAATGTTGCTTTGAGCAGTGGTTCTGCTTGCACTAGTGCAAGTTTGGAACCTAGTTATGTTTTAAGAGCAATTGGAACATCAGAAGATCTAGCACATTCTAGTATCAG ATTCGGTATTGGTCGCTTTACAACTATCGAAGAAATCGATTTTACTGCAGAAAATACGATTCGACACGTTAGAAGACTTCGAGAAATGAG CCCATTATGGGAGATGGTCGAAGAAGGAATTGATTTGAAAACTATTAAATGGACTCAGCATTAG
- the LOC126872562 gene encoding COP9 signalosome complex subunit 8, with translation MVLSEVDKFLQELEKAELEAPGGVASPQTYAQLLAVYLYQNDLCNAKYLWKRIPADLKSGNRELGQIWVVGQRMWQRDWPAVHVALNAEWSEDVSDIMAALKDNVRERAIILISRAYSSLGLTVFASMTGLTLEEARRVAIERGWVVDGTMVQPCKIQKEESNLAHEVCLTEDQLYKLTQFVSFLEN, from the exons ATGGTGCTAAGTGAAGTAGATAAATTTCTCCAAGAATTAGAGAAAGCTGAGTTGGag GCGCCTGGTGGAGTTGCATCACCACAAACTTATGCTCAATTATTAGCCGTATATCTTTATCAAAATGATCT ATGCAACGCCAAATACTTATGGAAGCGGATACCAGCGGACTTGAAAAGCGGAAACAGAGAACTTGGCCAGATATGGGTGGTAGGACAACGTATGTGGCAGAGAGATTGGCCTGCAGTACACGTGGCCCTTAATGCAGAGTGGAGTGAGGATGTTTCTGACATTATGGCTGCTTTAAAAG ATAATGTTCGAGAAAGAGCAATTATCTTAATATCCAGGGCTTATTCGTCATTGGGTTTAACCGTGTTCGCATCAATGACGGGCTTAACGTTGGAGGAAGCGCGTCGGGTTGCTATCGAAAGAGGTTGGGTCGTAGATGGGACGATGGTGCAGCCTTGCAAGATCCAGAAAGAAGAGAGTAACCTCGCCCATGAGGTGTGTCTGACCGAGGATCAGCTGTACAAACTCACTCAATTCGTGTCTTTCTTGGAAAACTAA
- the LOC126872561 gene encoding ras-related protein rab-6.2, translated as MATVKVTEQKVILCGEYGVGKTSIFRRFANNTFVTSSDRKSTLGLDNIDKEYVVEDRRIRLQLWDTGGMERVASVTSSYYKFAEAAILVFALDNSTSFHLLSQHLLDIVTYAENAKIFLCGNKSDLESTAPQVTDAEMEQFCEQCHNLISGIYKTSCKTGEGIHEMFEDIAQHLVEANRSRMELHEMDKDRFKISYIDEAADPSCLC; from the exons ATGGCTACTGTTAAAGTAACCGAACAGAAGGTTATTCTGTGCGGGGAATACGGTGTTGGAAAGACTTCTATATTTAGACGTTTTGCGAACAATACTTTTGTAACAAGCAGCGATCGCAAGTCTACATTGGGTCTCGATAATATCGATAAAGAATATGTTGTTGAAGACAGACGAATACGA TTGCAATTATGGGATACAGGTGGAATGGAAAGAGTTGCATCAGTAACATCAAGCTATTATAAATTTGCAGAAGCTGCTATACTAGTTTTTGCATTAGATAATTCAACGTCTTTCCATCTTTTATCTCAACATTTGCTTGATATTGTCACATATGctgaaaatgcaaaaatatttctgtgTGGGAATAAAAGTGATTTGGAAAGCACAGCTCCACAAGTTACAGATGCAGAAATGGAACAATTTTG TGAACAATGTCACAATTTAATTTCTGGCATATATAAGACATCATGTAAGACTGGAGAAGGCATACATGAAATGTTTGAAGATATAGCACAGCATCTAGTGGAAGCTAATAGATCACGCATGGAACTGCATGAAATGGACAAAGACAGatttaaaatttcgtatattGATGAAGCTGCTGATCCATCATGTTTGtgctaa
- the LOC126872556 gene encoding uncharacterized protein LOC126872556 — METTTITEPMEGSPEKVQTSPLIQVVRVPVKHANLGIRSHAMDMSTMVELTSFSTLGKIQPFLVTITTTAALLVDLHCHLTDKEVCGYLGGHWDINSHNLSITTAFPCRYSGKDKSAAAAVEAEIARAMEWKRVTLVGWYHSHPRSHASPSLRDVDSQLDYQIKMKGPSDNGYTPCVGLICSPYNTDGSCYESNFNVFWSLPPPENRPHEYPRPMLLSYTLSQEHFLSQDTLEEIRRCIEYYRSEGGIDFTTNFNNNTTYLERLRCSLASKLPGRNRSNGSYWDVIREMICPGSEDGTSPEFLAMKFPLVPVSESLVPSVPPGVGLAPNNAAVFLTPVNFKPDGSIITPTSKPFVMQPSTSRDNIKKDIITTDTTSITQIKDGNSTSKQHISPSEVMPSFQSGELTVSVKNTKCDYDFAPTDFSKVSNPLGTDISINKTRSSTTPDFPLADITQQISKFSDLSKLANFSTADLAKLSGFPIPDFARTSSPSPSAYMRNIANLFGPIGKISPARDIESNERKSNDFAMVDPIQSPFKATIGSSESCRNFSATPEDYTTDRKKMEIQNDNAKLNRSNEYQGTEDLSISKSEFGGMLDMTTIHKKQQQPQGSDIGDSLNLSKDRQ; from the exons ATGGAAACAACAACAATTACAGAACCTATGGAGGGAAGTCCTGAAAAGGTTCAAACAAGTCCTCTAATACAAGTAGTAAGAGTACCAGTAAAACATGCTAACCTTGGGATAAGAAGCCATGCCAT GGATATGAGTACAATGGTAGAGCTTACATCTTTTAGCACACTTGGCAAAATACAACCTTTCTTAGTTACTATAACAACTACTGCAGCTTTGTTAGTAGATTTGCATTGTCATTTAACAGATAAAGAAGTTTGTGGCTATTTAGGTGGCCATTGGGATATTAATTCACACA ATCTATCTATAACAACTGCCTTTCCATGCCGGTATTCTGGTAAAGACAAATCAGCTGCAGCTGCTGTTGAAGCTGAAATTGCAAGGGCAATGGAATGGAAACGTGTGACTTTAGTTGGATGGTATCATTCTCATCCTAGATCTCATGCATCCCCTTCCTTGAGGGATGTTGATTCTCAATTAgattatcaaataaaaatgaaaggaCCTAGTGATAATGGTTACACACCATGCGTAGGTTTAATATGCT CTCCTTATAATACAGATGGCAGTTGCTATGAGtcaaattttaatgttttctGGTCTTTACCACCTCCAGAAAATCGGCCTCATGAATATCCAAGACCAATGCTTTTGAGCTATACATTATCTCAAGAACACTTTCTTTCTCAAGATACATTAGAAGAAATT AGAAGATGCATAGAATATTATAGAAGTGAAGGAGGTATTGATTTTACTACCAACTTTAACAATAATACGACTTATCTTGAACGTTTAAGA TGTTCTTTAGCGTCCAAGTTACCCGGCCGTAATAGATCGAACGGTTCGTATTGGGATGTAATTAGAGAAATGATTTGTCCTGGTTCTGAAGATGGGACATCACCGGAATTTCTGGCTATGAAATTCCCTCTGGTACCAGTATCAGAATCACTTGTTCCCTCAGTCCCACCAGGGGTTGGTCTTGCACCTAATAATGCAGCTGTCTTCCTTACACCTGTGAACTTCAAGCCTGATGGTTCAATAATTACACCTACATCAAAACCTTTTGTAATGCAACCATCTACTTCTAGagataatattaaaaaggATATTATAACTACGGACACCACATCCATCACGCAAATAAAGGATGGAAACTCTACATCTAAGCAACATATATCACCATCAGAAGTGATGCCCAGCTTTCAATCCGGAGAACTTACAGTTTCTGTAAAAAATACTAAATGCGATTACGATTTTGCGCCAACTGATTTTTCGAAAGTATCTAATCCTCTCGGAACAGATATTAGTATCAATAAAACGCGGTCATCCACAACACCCGATTTTCCTTTAGCCGATATAACACAgcaaatttctaaattttcagACCTATCAAAATTAGCTAATTTTTCCACAGCGGATTTGGCAAAGCTTTCTGGTTTTCCTATACCAGATTTTGCGAGAACATCATCGCCATCACCATCTGCATATATGCGTAATATTGCAAATTTGTTTGGCCCAATTGGTAAAATCTCTCCTGCGAGAGATATTgaatcgaacgaacgaaaatcAAATGATTTTGCTATGGTTGATCCTATCCAATCACCATTCAAAGCAACTATTGGATCTTCAGAATCTTGTAGAAATTTTTCTGCAACTCCAGAGGACTACACAACTGATAGGAAAAAGATGGAAATACAAAACGATAACGCAAAACTCAATCGATCAAATGAATATCAAGGAACTGAAGATCTATCAATTTCTAAATCTGAATTTGGTGGGATGTTGGATATGACCACGATACATAAAAAGCAACAACAACCACAGGGTAGTGACATTGGTGATTCATTAAATTTATCGAAAGATCGTCAGTAA
- the LOC126872557 gene encoding cysteine desulfurase, mitochondrial isoform X2 — protein MFRPARSLLRSLNRIKECRTVHVNSQNLSEITEYEYEYKRGPSEGRALYLDAQATTPLDPRVLDKMMPFLTAYYGNPHSRTHMYGWETEAAVELARKQIANLINADSKEIIFTSGATECNNIAVKGVARFYKERKNHIVTTQIEHKCVLDSCRALQAEGFEVTYIPVNANGLIDLNQLEDAIRPTTSLVSIMMVNNEIGVRQPIEEIGAICRKKKVFFHTDAAQAIGKIPIDVNAMNIDLMSISGHKIYGPKGVGALYVRRRPRVRVEAIQSGGGQERGMRSGTVPAPLAVGLGAACDLAQTEMEYDHKYITILSNRLIDKIMSNLPHVIHNGDPVAWYPGCVNLSFAYVEGESLLMALKNVALSSGSACTSASLEPSYVLRAIGTSEDLAHSSIRFGIGRFTTIEEIDFTAENTIRHVRRLREMSPLWEMVEEGIDLKTIKWTQH, from the exons ATGTTCCGGCCGGCAAGGAGCTTGTTACGCTCTTTAAATCGTATCAAAGAATGCCGTACAGTGCATGTTAATAGTCAAAATTTATCAGAAATTACAGAATATGAAT ATGAGTACAAAAGAGGACCTTCAGAAGGCAGGGCACTTTATCTAGATGCTCAAGCAACTACACCACTG GATCCACGAGTATTGGATAAGATGATGCCTTTTCTTACGGCATATTATGGAAATCCACATTCCAGAACTCACATGTATGGATGGGAAACAGAAGCTGCTGTTGAACTTGCTCGTAAA CAAATAGCAAACTTAATAAATGCAGATAgcaaagaaattatatttacatctggagccacagaatgtaataatatagcTGTTAAAGGCGTTGCAAGGTTctacaaagaaagaaagaatcaTATTGTGACAACTCAGATA GAACACAAATGTGTATTAGATTCTTGTAGAGCTTTGCAAGCAGAGGGATTTGAAGTAACTTATATTCCAGTAAATGCAAATGGTCTTATTGATCTTAATCAATTAGAAGATGCAATAAGGCCAACTACTTCTTTAGTTTCTATTATGATGGTGAATAATGAGATTGGTGTGCGACAACCAATCGAAGAAATTGGTGCTATTTGTAG aaaaaagaaagtgTTCTTTCACACAGATGCAGCCCAAGCAATTGGCAAAATCCCAATTGATGTTAATGCTATGAATATTGATTTAATGTCTATTAGTGGTCACAAAATATATGGTCCAAAAG gAGTTGGAGCATTATATGTGAGGAGGAGACCAAGGGTACGTGTAGAAGCAATCCAAAGTGGTGGTGGACAAGAAAGAGGTATGAGAAGTGGTACTGTTCCAGCACCTTTAGCAGTAGGCCTAGGGGCAGCTTGTGATTTGGCACAAACAGAAATGGag TATGATCACAAATATATCACAATACTTTCAAACCGgttgattgataaaataatgTCAAATTTACCACATGTTATACATAATGGAGATCCAGTAGCTTGGTATCCTGGATGTGTAAATTTGTCTTTTGCATATGTAGAAGGAGAATCTCTATTAATGGCTCTAAAAAATGTTGCTTTGAGCAGTGGTTCTGCTTGCACTAGTGCAAGTTTGGAACCTAGTTATGTTTTAAGAGCAATTGGAACATCAGAAGATCTAGCACATTCTAGTATCAG ATTCGGTATTGGTCGCTTTACAACTATCGAAGAAATCGATTTTACTGCAGAAAATACGATTCGACACGTTAGAAGACTTCGAGAAATGAG CCCATTATGGGAGATGGTCGAAGAAGGAATTGATTTGAAAACTATTAAATGGACTCAGCATTAG